The proteins below come from a single Mesorhizobium loti genomic window:
- a CDS encoding LysR family transcriptional regulator: MSIVDAGSFCRAAATIHVAQPALSQQIAGLEATLGATLLHRSARGVCPTQVGKIFYREAVSILQRVEQLRGIVRSTGGEPEGSVGLGISSSLAVSLAGPLAGACRTALPKVTLRLVTGDFLRISSLIESHELDVCLVFEDTPTHGVSRKPLFRQRLYLVRPANAENVATSVSLEELAGLPLVLPAQPHTIRVALDRAFGAAEVIPNCVAEVDTFCSVLSLVKAGVASAIVPKGDFSDVPGYEALRPVVIDPPIHLTVCLISSAHMPLTSAAEAASALLGAQLEKHLSEACPPNGSASQLSSCEGAVTLIEG; the protein is encoded by the coding sequence GTGAGCATCGTCGATGCAGGGAGCTTCTGCCGGGCAGCGGCCACCATTCATGTGGCCCAGCCGGCCCTCAGCCAACAGATCGCTGGCCTTGAAGCCACGCTCGGCGCCACCCTGTTGCACCGGAGCGCACGCGGCGTTTGCCCGACCCAAGTGGGCAAGATCTTCTATCGGGAGGCCGTCTCCATCTTGCAGCGGGTAGAGCAACTGCGCGGCATCGTTCGCTCCACCGGGGGAGAGCCAGAAGGTTCAGTGGGGCTCGGTATTTCTTCGTCGCTCGCGGTCTCCCTCGCTGGCCCCTTAGCTGGCGCCTGCAGGACAGCACTCCCCAAAGTGACCCTGCGCTTGGTGACCGGTGACTTTCTCCGCATTAGCTCGCTCATCGAATCGCACGAGCTTGACGTTTGCCTGGTCTTCGAGGACACACCCACCCATGGTGTTTCCCGCAAGCCGCTGTTCCGCCAGCGCCTCTATCTGGTCCGGCCTGCCAATGCGGAAAATGTGGCGACCTCAGTGTCCCTCGAAGAGCTGGCGGGACTTCCTCTTGTGCTGCCAGCACAGCCGCATACGATCCGCGTCGCACTGGACCGGGCGTTTGGAGCGGCCGAAGTGATACCGAACTGCGTCGCGGAGGTCGACACGTTCTGCAGCGTGCTCTCCTTGGTCAAAGCCGGCGTAGCAAGCGCGATCGTTCCCAAGGGGGATTTCTCAGACGTTCCAGGCTACGAAGCTCTGAGGCCTGTCGTCATCGATCCACCGATTCATCTGACAGTATGCCTCATCTCATCCGCCCACATGCCGCTCACCTCCGCCGCCGAGGCGGCAAGTGCCTTGCTCGGCGCGCAGCTAGAAAAGCACCTTAGCGAAGCGTGCCCCCCGA